In the Maridesulfovibrio bastinii DSM 16055 genome, one interval contains:
- the argF gene encoding ornithine carbamoyltransferase — translation MKIPSSSATDLEKKDLRHMVSMKDFTTEEMDNMMELMSMLKEARKDNAIPHLFKDKSVAMIFEAGSTRTRISFEVAATLLGGHGLFLSPKDIHLGSGKESIDDTARVLSRMCDIVMARTNSPDTIDALCRMSTVPVINGLDTRFHPTQMLADLFTIKEHITDGRKLSDLTLAFMGDATDVCRSLLLTCTKYGMNFKQIGPKKYQMQQEWLDMADEFCKESGASYEITDDVEKISECDVVYGDSFYWVTQLDEKKERLAAFMPDYVITEELMSKAKPGALLLHCLPANDKEEVTREALEGPQSVAFDEAENRLTAQMAILVYFTHKFSKEPTEEVKKEHETKIKDFLKNI, via the coding sequence ATGAAAATACCTTCTTCAAGTGCCACTGACTTAGAGAAAAAAGATCTGCGCCACATGGTCTCCATGAAAGACTTCACCACAGAAGAAATGGATAACATGATGGAGCTTATGAGCATGCTTAAAGAAGCACGCAAAGATAATGCAATTCCCCATCTGTTCAAAGATAAATCAGTAGCCATGATCTTTGAAGCAGGCTCAACCCGTACTAGAATATCATTTGAAGTAGCAGCAACTCTTCTTGGCGGACACGGCCTGTTCCTCTCGCCTAAAGACATCCATCTCGGCAGCGGCAAAGAATCCATTGACGATACCGCCAGAGTTCTTTCCCGCATGTGCGATATTGTAATGGCCCGCACCAATTCCCCGGACACAATTGACGCTCTGTGCAGAATGTCCACAGTTCCTGTAATAAACGGACTTGATACCCGCTTCCATCCGACTCAGATGCTCGCTGATCTGTTTACCATCAAAGAACATATTACCGATGGTCGTAAATTATCTGATCTGACACTGGCTTTCATGGGCGATGCCACTGATGTCTGCCGCTCACTGCTGCTCACCTGCACCAAATACGGCATGAACTTCAAACAGATTGGCCCCAAAAAATATCAGATGCAGCAGGAATGGCTCGATATGGCTGACGAATTCTGCAAAGAATCCGGAGCTTCCTACGAAATTACAGATGATGTTGAAAAAATAAGTGAATGCGATGTTGTCTATGGAGACAGCTTTTACTGGGTAACCCAGCTGGACGAAAAGAAAGAAAGGCTTGCCGCTTTCATGCCTGACTACGTTATAACCGAAGAACTGATGAGCAAAGCCAAACCGGGAGCTCTGCTGCTGCACTGCCTGCCGGCAAACGACAAGGAAGAAGTAACCCGCGAAGCACTGGAAGGCCCCCAGTCTGTAGCATTCGATGAAGCTGAAAACCGTTTGACAGCTCAAATGGCTATTCTTGTCTACTTCACTCACAAATTCAGCAAAGAACCCACTGAGGAAGTAAAAAAAGAGCACGAAACAAAGATCAAAGATTTTCTTAAAAATATCTAA